In Candidatus Zymogenaceae bacterium, a single genomic region encodes these proteins:
- a CDS encoding enoyl-CoA hydratase/isomerase family protein: MSDQFVLGEKKGSIYHIILNRPEKRNAIAFEMLISISDILDEIIADPEIRAVILRGEGKLFSAGVDFNSLGMLVGRFMGESAAGGATIRSDIHKYQHYLNRMETIEIPIICAIHERAYGMGIELALACDIRLMSDDCLWGMQELEFGIIPDLGGTARLSKIVGQSRAMEILMTGRMYEAKQAYDWGLVNHLYPQKNLLEEAEKMALEIAKMSPIAVGAAKKVIKKGEGIDLMTHLDMEVNLQSVLLRTDDFKEGVQAKMERRAPNWQRK, from the coding sequence ATGAGCGATCAATTTGTTCTGGGAGAGAAAAAGGGGAGCATCTATCACATCATCCTCAACCGCCCCGAAAAGCGAAACGCCATCGCCTTCGAGATGCTCATCAGTATATCCGACATCCTCGATGAGATCATCGCCGACCCGGAAATCCGGGCGGTCATCCTGAGGGGCGAGGGGAAGCTCTTCTCCGCCGGTGTCGATTTCAACTCCCTGGGGATGCTCGTGGGACGATTCATGGGTGAATCCGCCGCCGGCGGCGCCACGATCCGCTCGGATATCCACAAGTACCAGCATTATCTCAACCGGATGGAGACCATTGAGATTCCGATCATCTGCGCCATCCACGAACGGGCGTACGGCATGGGGATCGAGCTGGCCCTGGCCTGCGACATTCGCCTGATGAGCGACGACTGCCTGTGGGGCATGCAGGAGCTTGAGTTCGGGATCATCCCGGACCTGGGCGGCACCGCCCGGCTCTCCAAGATCGTGGGCCAGTCCCGGGCGATGGAGATACTCATGACCGGACGGATGTACGAGGCCAAACAGGCCTACGACTGGGGTCTCGTCAACCATCTCTATCCGCAGAAGAACCTGCTTGAAGAGGCGGAAAAAATGGCCCTGGAAATCGCGAAGATGAGCCCCATTGCGGTGGGGGCCGCGAAGAAGGTCATTAAGAAGGGCGAGGGGATCGACCTGATGACCCATCTCGACATGGAAGTAAACCTGCAAAGCGTGCTGCTTCGCACCGACGACTTTAAAGAGGGAGTTCAAGCCAAAATGGAGCGCCGTGCTCCGAACTGGCAACGGAAATAG
- a CDS encoding FAD-dependent oxidoreductase translates to MPYYIGDVATSNELNKYIVRPPRVFKDGHDIDIHLQHEVLSIDTQAKETQVRDIKNDRTITVPYDTLIISTGARSRRLNIPGDDAPNVFYLKELSDAESIKRFIDEKKPSRAVTLGAGFIGLEMAEAFGHLGIQNTMVYRGSKPMGRLGDDISEMIIGEVEEHGVRFIQDANPSSFTLDADGMVISVVTDKGEFPTDMVLISVGVIPNTEIAKAAGLALGKSGALSVDERQRTSDEHIYAAGDCCEVLHRITNKPVFVPLGDLANKQGWVAGENAAGGDVTYPGIFGSAHFKVFDLEVGFTGLSCMEAEAEGIDYIDRTIEGRSKPRLYPGSSLIRVCLVAERKTRRLLGAQIAGRDGAAHRINIMAAALAGKLTIEDIVDLDLAYAPPFTPTIDPILTAARVLQKDMG, encoded by the coding sequence ATGCCCTACTACATCGGTGATGTAGCCACCTCAAACGAACTGAATAAATACATCGTCAGACCTCCTCGGGTTTTCAAGGACGGCCATGATATCGATATCCACCTCCAGCATGAAGTGCTCTCCATCGACACGCAGGCGAAGGAGACACAGGTCAGGGACATCAAAAACGACAGGACGATAACCGTTCCCTACGACACGTTGATTATCTCCACCGGCGCCCGATCCCGCCGGCTGAACATACCGGGCGATGACGCCCCCAACGTCTTTTACCTCAAGGAGCTGTCCGACGCGGAGAGCATCAAGCGGTTTATCGATGAGAAAAAACCGAGCCGCGCGGTAACCTTGGGCGCCGGGTTCATCGGACTGGAGATGGCGGAGGCCTTCGGACATCTTGGTATTCAGAATACGATGGTCTATCGGGGGTCAAAACCGATGGGTCGATTGGGAGATGACATCTCCGAGATGATCATCGGGGAGGTGGAGGAGCACGGCGTACGCTTCATCCAGGATGCGAACCCGTCATCCTTCACCCTGGATGCGGACGGCATGGTCATCTCCGTGGTGACGGATAAGGGCGAGTTCCCCACGGACATGGTGCTGATTTCAGTGGGCGTGATACCGAATACGGAGATCGCAAAAGCCGCGGGCCTTGCCCTGGGCAAAAGCGGCGCCCTCAGCGTGGATGAGCGACAGCGCACGTCAGATGAGCATATCTATGCCGCCGGCGATTGCTGCGAGGTACTCCATCGCATTACCAATAAACCGGTATTCGTCCCTCTGGGAGATTTGGCCAACAAGCAGGGCTGGGTGGCGGGGGAGAACGCCGCGGGGGGCGATGTCACCTATCCGGGCATCTTCGGCTCGGCTCACTTCAAGGTCTTCGATCTGGAGGTGGGATTCACCGGTCTCAGCTGCATGGAGGCGGAAGCGGAAGGCATCGACTACATCGACCGGACCATCGAGGGCCGTTCCAAACCGCGGCTCTACCCGGGCAGCTCACTGATCCGTGTATGCCTCGTGGCGGAAAGAAAGACGAGGCGGCTGTTGGGCGCCCAGATCGCCGGGCGTGACGGCGCCGCCCACCGGATAAACATCATGGCCGCGGCCCTTGCAGGCAAGCTGACGATAGAGGACATCGTTGACCTGGACCTGGCCTACGCGCCGCCGTTTACCCCGACGATAGATCCAATTCTCACCGCCGCCAGGGTGCTGCAGAAGGATATGGGATAA
- a CDS encoding YiiD C-terminal domain-containing protein, which translates to MIEEKYKAIADFCISNIEAIRRTGIKVLEMKKRYAKILMPLEGNVNHIGMMYAGSLFTIGEISGGVIHGASFDISKFVPIVKEVNIRYRRPAMTDVTLEVTMTEEEADKIQAEAAKNGKADFPMELEIKDASGEVVSIVKGIWQIRTMPEGMESPFGKID; encoded by the coding sequence ATGATTGAAGAAAAGTATAAAGCCATAGCCGACTTTTGTATTTCCAACATTGAGGCGATACGTCGCACCGGCATCAAAGTTCTCGAGATGAAAAAGCGCTATGCCAAGATCTTGATGCCCCTGGAAGGAAACGTCAATCACATCGGCATGATGTATGCCGGATCCCTCTTCACCATTGGAGAGATATCCGGCGGTGTTATTCACGGCGCGTCGTTCGACATCAGCAAGTTCGTTCCCATCGTCAAGGAGGTGAACATCCGCTATCGCCGTCCGGCCATGACCGACGTCACCTTGGAAGTAACCATGACCGAGGAAGAGGCGGATAAAATCCAGGCCGAGGCGGCGAAAAACGGTAAGGCGGATTTCCCCATGGAGTTGGAAATTAAGGACGCTTCGGGCGAGGTGGTCTCCATCGTGAAAGGAATCTGGCAGATTCGCACCATGCCCGAGGGGATGGAAAGCCCCTTCGGGAAAATCGATTAA
- a CDS encoding flavodoxin family protein yields MNILIINGSYRAQGNTRVLIDMVKRGFEENDARISEIFLAEKDIRYCRGCMSCFGQKDAPIADCVVKDDVRDIFEQMLTADALVVACPIYWGTMSAPLTVLAHRMTALTYDKALDGGFKGIPMPKHMPTKPGMYITSSIAPTFLFSLSREYRCFKKRLSEILRFAGYRTSYTLIEGGSMMGMPIREREKTARKAERMGRALSSG; encoded by the coding sequence ATGAATATTCTCATCATCAACGGCAGCTACCGCGCTCAAGGAAACACCCGGGTTCTGATCGATATGGTGAAACGGGGATTCGAAGAGAACGATGCCCGGATCTCCGAGATATTCCTTGCGGAAAAAGACATTCGATACTGCAGGGGCTGCATGAGCTGTTTCGGCCAGAAGGATGCGCCGATCGCCGACTGCGTCGTAAAGGACGACGTCAGGGATATATTCGAGCAGATGCTGACGGCCGACGCCCTGGTAGTGGCATGCCCCATTTATTGGGGAACCATGAGCGCACCGTTGACCGTCCTGGCGCACCGCATGACCGCCCTGACATATGATAAGGCCCTGGACGGCGGTTTCAAGGGGATACCGATGCCGAAGCACATGCCGACGAAGCCGGGTATGTACATTACCAGCAGCATCGCACCGACGTTCCTATTCAGTCTTTCGAGGGAATATCGCTGTTTCAAGAAGAGGCTTTCCGAAATATTACGCTTTGCGGGATATCGGACCTCATACACGCTGATAGAGGGTGGGTCGATGATGGGAATGCCCATCAGAGAGCGGGAAAAGACGGCGCGGAAAGCGGAGAGAATGGGAAGGGCCCTGTCGTCCGGGTGA
- a CDS encoding nitronate monooxygenase — protein sequence MFKTAITEMFGVKYPIICGTMMWLSIPPLCAAISEAGGLGNLTAGNYETEEEFRNAINEVRKLTDKPFFVGITMLPSLRITPDHHKMYVRVCAEEKIAGIEFSGSPVDKGAGMDHVEMLKKAGVKFFHKVGAVRHAKHAEKIGYDGVFAAGIEEGGHPLDDDVSTMILTPRIKQEVDLPVVTVGGIANGRSIAAAITLGADGVMMGSRFVATKECPCHDNIKSELVKRQEFDTTIFGKSTGLQGRALMSDVIREVIKIEDAGGGLEDLIPLLSGLRIKEAWKTGDVNFAPLMVGQSIGLIKDVPTVKELLDRMGKEALETMEESNKKVTKE from the coding sequence ATGTTCAAAACCGCCATCACTGAAATGTTCGGCGTCAAATACCCGATCATCTGTGGCACCATGATGTGGCTTTCCATTCCACCGCTGTGCGCGGCCATCTCCGAGGCTGGCGGCCTGGGGAACCTCACCGCCGGCAATTACGAAACTGAAGAGGAATTCAGAAACGCCATCAACGAGGTCAGAAAGCTTACCGACAAGCCGTTCTTCGTGGGCATCACGATGCTCCCGTCCCTCAGGATTACCCCGGACCATCACAAAATGTATGTCCGGGTGTGCGCCGAGGAAAAAATCGCGGGCATCGAGTTTTCCGGCTCCCCGGTGGACAAGGGGGCGGGCATGGATCACGTTGAAATGCTCAAGAAGGCTGGGGTTAAGTTCTTCCACAAGGTCGGGGCGGTGCGTCATGCAAAGCACGCCGAAAAAATCGGGTATGACGGAGTTTTCGCCGCCGGTATCGAGGAGGGAGGCCATCCTCTGGACGACGATGTCTCCACCATGATACTGACTCCCCGGATCAAGCAGGAAGTGGATCTGCCGGTGGTGACGGTGGGCGGCATCGCCAACGGCCGCTCCATCGCCGCGGCCATTACCCTGGGGGCCGACGGAGTCATGATGGGAAGCCGCTTTGTGGCCACCAAGGAATGCCCCTGCCACGATAACATCAAAAGCGAGCTGGTTAAACGCCAGGAGTTCGACACCACCATTTTCGGCAAGTCCACCGGTTTGCAGGGTCGCGCGCTCATGAGTGACGTCATCCGGGAGGTCATCAAGATCGAGGATGCCGGCGGCGGACTGGAGGACCTCATTCCCCTCCTTTCGGGATTACGCATAAAAGAAGCGTGGAAAACAGGTGATGTCAATTTCGCCCCCCTCATGGTGGGCCAGTCCATCGGACTCATCAAAGACGTCCCCACCGTCAAGGAGCTTCTGGACCGCATGGGGAAGGAAGCCCTGGAAACCATGGAGGAGTCGAACAAAAAGGTCACGAAGGAGTAA
- a CDS encoding FAD-dependent oxidoreductase gives MELVRLFEPITINKLTVKNRIVMPAMGLLFTDDFMFNERYQAYFRERAEGGVGLMIMGPLAIDLVGCAPYMPALFDDRNIPAFQSFIKDVKKKTGVAVGTQLFHMGRYAYSFVTGKKPIAPSPVPSRLTGETPREMTKEDIEIVQEAFVTAAVNAMEAGFEYIEPVGCTGYLISQFLSPFTNLRTDEYGGSLENRMRFGCEVIEKIRKAVGPDFCLGMRIAGHDFMEGGNTNREAALFAAALEKVGLNSVNVTGGWHETRTPQLTSNVPPGAYVYLARGVKEAVSIPVFASNRLGDPELAERTLRSGAADLICWGRPLIADPELPNKLKKGRTDEVVSCISCNQGCFDSIFSGQAVHCVLNPRVGRESELTIEPAKKKKKIFVAGGGPSGMEFAIIAAQRGHTVTLFEKQDELGGQINLATVPPGKGEFNKIVASMKNRMDAYGVTVKTGTPLTKKIISTEKPDLVVVATGAEPITPPIPGIDKSHVVGAWDVLTDRIPDIGDDVVIIGGSATGCETAHYIASQEMMDYETFSFLMYHNAEDPVYAMELLHRTQRRITVVDMVDRLADNVSRTSRWSLMKSLRLSGVDLRPSTIVKEITDAGVVVESDKGTETIPADTVIIAVGAKPVKTLADDLSSADVPVIVIGDASEPRKIADAVREGFCEARTI, from the coding sequence ATGGAACTCGTAAGACTCTTCGAACCTATCACCATAAACAAGCTCACCGTTAAAAACCGCATCGTCATGCCCGCCATGGGCCTTCTCTTCACCGATGATTTCATGTTTAACGAGCGCTATCAAGCCTACTTTCGGGAACGGGCGGAAGGTGGTGTGGGCCTGATGATTATGGGCCCGCTGGCCATCGACCTGGTGGGGTGTGCCCCCTATATGCCCGCCCTCTTCGATGACCGAAACATCCCCGCCTTCCAGTCCTTCATAAAGGACGTCAAGAAGAAGACCGGCGTGGCGGTGGGCACCCAGCTCTTTCACATGGGGCGCTACGCCTACTCCTTCGTTACCGGGAAGAAGCCCATCGCCCCGTCTCCGGTGCCCAGCCGTCTGACCGGGGAAACCCCCCGGGAGATGACGAAGGAGGACATCGAAATCGTCCAGGAGGCCTTCGTCACCGCCGCCGTCAACGCCATGGAGGCCGGATTTGAATACATCGAGCCGGTGGGGTGCACCGGATACCTCATCAGTCAGTTTTTGAGTCCCTTCACGAACCTCCGCACCGATGAATACGGCGGCTCTTTGGAAAACCGTATGCGCTTCGGCTGTGAGGTGATCGAAAAGATCAGGAAGGCAGTCGGCCCCGATTTCTGCCTCGGCATGCGCATCGCCGGGCACGATTTTATGGAGGGGGGCAACACCAACCGGGAGGCGGCGCTCTTCGCCGCCGCCCTGGAGAAGGTCGGCCTCAACTCCGTGAACGTCACCGGCGGCTGGCATGAAACCCGCACCCCCCAACTCACCAGCAACGTTCCCCCCGGGGCGTATGTCTATCTCGCCAGGGGTGTCAAGGAGGCGGTGTCCATCCCGGTGTTCGCCTCCAATCGACTGGGAGACCCGGAGCTGGCGGAGCGGACCCTGCGTTCCGGTGCCGCGGACCTGATCTGCTGGGGACGCCCCCTCATCGCCGACCCCGAGCTTCCCAACAAGCTCAAAAAAGGCCGCACAGATGAGGTCGTCTCGTGCATTTCGTGCAATCAGGGTTGTTTCGATTCGATCTTCAGCGGACAGGCGGTGCACTGCGTCCTGAACCCCCGGGTGGGTCGTGAGTCCGAGCTGACCATCGAGCCCGCAAAGAAGAAAAAGAAGATTTTTGTCGCCGGCGGCGGACCTTCGGGTATGGAATTCGCCATTATCGCCGCCCAGCGGGGACACACGGTAACCCTCTTCGAGAAACAGGATGAGCTCGGCGGCCAAATCAACCTGGCCACCGTTCCTCCGGGCAAGGGGGAGTTCAATAAAATAGTCGCGAGCATGAAAAACCGCATGGACGCATACGGCGTGACCGTTAAAACAGGAACCCCCCTGACGAAAAAAATCATCAGTACCGAAAAGCCGGACCTGGTGGTGGTGGCCACCGGCGCCGAACCCATCACGCCGCCGATCCCGGGCATCGATAAATCCCACGTGGTGGGCGCCTGGGACGTGCTGACCGATCGGATTCCCGACATCGGCGATGACGTGGTCATCATCGGCGGCAGCGCCACCGGCTGCGAAACCGCCCACTACATCGCCTCTCAGGAGATGATGGATTACGAAACCTTCAGCTTCCTGATGTATCACAACGCCGAGGACCCGGTATACGCCATGGAGCTTTTGCACCGCACGCAGCGGCGAATCACCGTGGTAGACATGGTCGATCGCCTGGCGGATAATGTGAGCCGAACGTCCCGCTGGTCTCTGATGAAAAGCCTCAGGCTCAGCGGCGTCGATCTTCGACCGTCCACAATAGTCAAAGAGATCACCGATGCCGGTGTTGTGGTTGAGTCCGACAAGGGTACCGAGACGATACCGGCGGATACGGTGATCATCGCCGTGGGCGCAAAGCCGGTCAAAACCCTGGCGGACGATCTCTCATCCGCCGATGTCCCGGTCATCGTCATCGGAGACGCGTCGGAACCCCGGAAGATAGCGGATGCGGTCCGGGAGGGGTTCTGTGAAGCCCGGACAATCTGA
- a CDS encoding FAD-dependent pyridine nucleotide-disulfide oxidoreductase, which yields MADERKLVIAGGVAGGTAAASRARRVDSGLKIDLYEKGPYISYSA from the coding sequence ATGGCCGATGAAAGGAAACTCGTAATCGCCGGCGGCGTGGCCGGGGGGACAGCCGCAGCCAGTCGCGCTCGCAGGGTGGATTCTGGACTCAAGATCGATCTCTACGAAAAAGGCCCGTATATTTCCTATTCCGCCTGA